Proteins encoded in a region of the Loxodonta africana isolate mLoxAfr1 chromosome 22, mLoxAfr1.hap2, whole genome shotgun sequence genome:
- the CNBP gene encoding CCHC-type zinc finger nucleic acid binding protein isoform X3 — translation MSSNECFKCGRSGHWARECPTGGGRGRGMRSRGRGFQFVSSSLPDICYRCGESGHLAKDCDLQEDEACYNCGRGGHIAKDCKEPKREREQCCYNCGKPGHLARDCDHADEQKCYSCGEFGHIQKDCTKVKCYRCGETGHVAINCSKTSEVNCYRCGESGHLARECTIEATA, via the exons ATGAGCAGCAATGAGTGCTTCAAGTGTGGGCGATCTGGCCACTGGGCTCGGGAATGTCCTACTGGAGGAGGCCGTGGTCGTGGAATGAGAAGCCGTGGCAGAG GTTTCCAGTTTGTTTCCTCATCTCTTCCAGACATCTGTTATCGCTGTGGTGAGTCTGGTCATCTTGCCAAGGATTGTGATCTTCAGGAGGA TGAAGCCTGCTATAACTGCGGTAGAGGTGGTCACATTGCCAAGGACTGCAAGGAGCCCAAGAGAGAGCGAGAGCAGTGCTGCTACAACTGTGGCAAACCAGGCCATCTTGCTCGTGACTGTGACCATGCTGATGAGCAGAAGTGCTATTCTTGTGGAGAATTTGGACACATTCAAAAAGACTGCACCAAAGTGAAGTGCTATAG gtGTGGTGAAACTGGTCATGTAGCCATCAACTGCAGCAAGACAAGTGAAGTCAACTGTTACCGCTGTGGCGAGTCAGGGCACCTTGCACGGGAATGCACAATTGAGGCTACAGCTTAA
- the CNBP gene encoding CCHC-type zinc finger nucleic acid binding protein isoform X4: MSSNECFKCGRSGHWARECPTGGGRGRGMRSRGRGFQFVSSSLPDICYRCGESGHLAKDCDLQEDACYNCGRGGHIAKDCKEPKREREQCCYNCGKPGHLARDCDHADEQKCYSCGEFGHIQKDCTKVKCYRCGETGHVAINCSKTSEVNCYRCGESGHLARECTIEATA, encoded by the exons ATGAGCAGCAATGAGTGCTTCAAGTGTGGGCGATCTGGCCACTGGGCTCGGGAATGTCCTACTGGAGGAGGCCGTGGTCGTGGAATGAGAAGCCGTGGCAGAG GTTTCCAGTTTGTTTCCTCATCTCTTCCAGACATCTGTTATCGCTGTGGTGAGTCTGGTCATCTTGCCAAGGATTGTGATCTTCAGGAGGATG CCTGCTATAACTGCGGTAGAGGTGGTCACATTGCCAAGGACTGCAAGGAGCCCAAGAGAGAGCGAGAGCAGTGCTGCTACAACTGTGGCAAACCAGGCCATCTTGCTCGTGACTGTGACCATGCTGATGAGCAGAAGTGCTATTCTTGTGGAGAATTTGGACACATTCAAAAAGACTGCACCAAAGTGAAGTGCTATAG gtGTGGTGAAACTGGTCATGTAGCCATCAACTGCAGCAAGACAAGTGAAGTCAACTGTTACCGCTGTGGCGAGTCAGGGCACCTTGCACGGGAATGCACAATTGAGGCTACAGCTTAA
- the CNBP gene encoding CCHC-type zinc finger nucleic acid binding protein isoform X2 has protein sequence MSSNECFKCGRSGHWARECPTGGGRGRGMRSRGRGGFTSDRGFQFVSSSLPDICYRCGESGHLAKDCDLQEDACYNCGRGGHIAKDCKEPKREREQCCYNCGKPGHLARDCDHADEQKCYSCGEFGHIQKDCTKVKCYRCGETGHVAINCSKTSEVNCYRCGESGHLARECTIEATA, from the exons ATGAGCAGCAATGAGTGCTTCAAGTGTGGGCGATCTGGCCACTGGGCTCGGGAATGTCCTACTGGAGGAGGCCGTGGTCGTGGAATGAGAAGCCGTGGCAGAGGTGGTTTTACCTCGGATAGAG GTTTCCAGTTTGTTTCCTCATCTCTTCCAGACATCTGTTATCGCTGTGGTGAGTCTGGTCATCTTGCCAAGGATTGTGATCTTCAGGAGGATG CCTGCTATAACTGCGGTAGAGGTGGTCACATTGCCAAGGACTGCAAGGAGCCCAAGAGAGAGCGAGAGCAGTGCTGCTACAACTGTGGCAAACCAGGCCATCTTGCTCGTGACTGTGACCATGCTGATGAGCAGAAGTGCTATTCTTGTGGAGAATTTGGACACATTCAAAAAGACTGCACCAAAGTGAAGTGCTATAG gtGTGGTGAAACTGGTCATGTAGCCATCAACTGCAGCAAGACAAGTGAAGTCAACTGTTACCGCTGTGGCGAGTCAGGGCACCTTGCACGGGAATGCACAATTGAGGCTACAGCTTAA
- the CNBP gene encoding CCHC-type zinc finger nucleic acid binding protein isoform X1, with translation MSSNECFKCGRSGHWARECPTGGGRGRGMRSRGRGGFTSDRGFQFVSSSLPDICYRCGESGHLAKDCDLQEDEACYNCGRGGHIAKDCKEPKREREQCCYNCGKPGHLARDCDHADEQKCYSCGEFGHIQKDCTKVKCYRCGETGHVAINCSKTSEVNCYRCGESGHLARECTIEATA, from the exons ATGAGCAGCAATGAGTGCTTCAAGTGTGGGCGATCTGGCCACTGGGCTCGGGAATGTCCTACTGGAGGAGGCCGTGGTCGTGGAATGAGAAGCCGTGGCAGAGGTGGTTTTACCTCGGATAGAG GTTTCCAGTTTGTTTCCTCATCTCTTCCAGACATCTGTTATCGCTGTGGTGAGTCTGGTCATCTTGCCAAGGATTGTGATCTTCAGGAGGA TGAAGCCTGCTATAACTGCGGTAGAGGTGGTCACATTGCCAAGGACTGCAAGGAGCCCAAGAGAGAGCGAGAGCAGTGCTGCTACAACTGTGGCAAACCAGGCCATCTTGCTCGTGACTGTGACCATGCTGATGAGCAGAAGTGCTATTCTTGTGGAGAATTTGGACACATTCAAAAAGACTGCACCAAAGTGAAGTGCTATAG gtGTGGTGAAACTGGTCATGTAGCCATCAACTGCAGCAAGACAAGTGAAGTCAACTGTTACCGCTGTGGCGAGTCAGGGCACCTTGCACGGGAATGCACAATTGAGGCTACAGCTTAA